In Leisingera methylohalidivorans DSM 14336, a single genomic region encodes these proteins:
- the efp gene encoding elongation factor P, whose product MPKINGNEIRPGNVLEHNGGLWAAVKVDHVKPGKGGAFAQVELRNLRNGSKLNERFRSADKVEKVRLEQKDQQFLYESDGMLVFMDTETYEQIELPAELLGERRPFLQDGMTIVVEFHESEALNATVPQKVTCQIVETEPVVKGQTAANSFKPAILDNGVKVMVPPFVGQDEMIVVNTETMEYSERA is encoded by the coding sequence ATGCCCAAGATCAACGGTAACGAAATCCGTCCCGGAAACGTCCTGGAACATAATGGCGGTTTGTGGGCAGCGGTGAAGGTCGATCACGTCAAGCCCGGCAAGGGCGGTGCCTTTGCCCAGGTCGAGCTGCGCAACCTGCGCAACGGCTCCAAGCTGAACGAGCGGTTCCGCTCGGCGGACAAGGTCGAGAAGGTCCGGCTGGAGCAGAAAGACCAGCAGTTCCTCTATGAGAGCGACGGCATGCTGGTGTTCATGGACACCGAAACCTACGAGCAGATCGAACTGCCGGCCGAGCTTCTGGGCGAACGCCGCCCGTTCCTGCAGGACGGTATGACCATTGTGGTGGAATTCCACGAATCCGAGGCGCTGAACGCCACCGTGCCGCAGAAGGTGACCTGCCAGATCGTCGAGACCGAGCCGGTCGTCAAAGGCCAGACCGCGGCGAATTCCTTCAAGCCCGCGATCCTGGACAACGGCGTCAAGGTCATGGTGCCGCCGTTTGTCGGCCAGGACGAGATGATCGTGGTGAATACCGAGACCATGGAATATTCCGAGCGCGCCTGA